The DNA segment TTTTTCTGACTATCTAAATTTTCAATAAGCTGTAATCATTAAATATATTGTGGTTTATTCCCAAATCTTAGCAATAAAAAAGCTGCTACCAATGCTGGTAACAGCTCTTCCTTCAATTTTTAAAAAACGACTTAAGCAGCGCTGGTTTTCTATTCACCAAGATAGGCTTTTTGAATATCCGGGTTATCAAGCAATGCCTGAGCGTCATCCTCAAGGACGACATTTCCTGTTTCCAGCACATAGCCTCTTGTCGCCATGCTCAAGGCAACTTTAGCATTCTGTTCGACCAGAATTACAGTTGTGCCCTGTTTATTAATCTCCTGAACAATATCAAATATCTGCTGAACAATGAGTGGAGCAAGCCCCAGTGAGGGTTCATCCAGAAGCAGAATCTTCGGACGACTCATCAAAGCCCGGGCAATAGCCAGCATCTGCTGTTCACCGCCTGAAAGTGTTCCGCCGGCCTGAAATCTTCTTTCCATGAGAATCGGAAACATCTGATACATTCTTTCAATATCATCAGCGATTTCGTTGTCTTTTCTGAAAAAAGCACCCAGATCAAGATTCTCTTCAATGGTCAGTCGGGGGAAAACCCGTCTTCCTTCCGGAACCTGACACAGCCCCATCTCCGGAAGTTTATCAGGACTGACCGAATTTATTCTTTCACCACGATAAAAAATATCGCCGGAAGTAGCTTTAACAATATTACAAATGGTCATCAGGGTTGTGCTTTTTCCTGCACCGTTAGCACCGATAACGGATACTATCTCCCCTTCGTAGACTTTAAGGTTGATTCCTTTAAGAGCCTTAATGCTCCCGTAACCGGATTCAACATTTCTAAGTTCAAGAATTGGTTCCGGCATAATCTAATCCCCTTTGCTGGAAACTTTACGCTTCTGAGGCCAGAACCCCTGCGGTCTGAAAATCATCATTACAACCATAACACCGCCGAAAACCAGCATCCTGTATAGTTCAAAATCACGAAATGCCTCAGGAAGAACAATCAGAGCTATCGCTCCAAGAATAACTCCCGGTATTGAGCCCATACCACCCAGAACAACCATAGCCAGCACCATTGCTGATTCCATGAATGTAAATGATTCAGGGCTTACGAATCTCATGCGGGCAGCAAAAAAAGCACCGGCAAGACCGCCAAAAACAGAACCGGCACAATATGCAAGCACCTTGGTCTGGAAGGTGGGAATTCCCATTACTTCAGCAGCAGTTTCATCCTCTCTGATAGCTTCCCAGGCCCGGCCTATTCTTGAATATTGAAGCCGGTGTACGGCAAGAATAGTGAATATGACCAGAACAAGAGCTACATAATACAGAAGACCGAGCTTTTTTAACCAGATATGCTCAAGGCTCATTCCGTTTCCGAAATCAAACCAGTAAATTCCGGGGGCTTTAATTCCAAGAATACCGTTGGGACCATTGGTAAGACTCATCCAGTTGTTGAGCACAAGCCGGACAATTTCACCGAATCCGAGGGTTACAATAGCAAGATAGTCTCCCCTCATCTTTGTTGAGGTATAACCAATAATCAGCGCAAGAATACAAGCTGTGAATGCGCTGACCGGGAGACTGAGCCAGAATGAAATTCCATAATTAATTGACAGCAATGCATAGGTATAAGCTCCTATGCCATAAAATGCGATATAGCCGAGATCAAGCATTCCGGCCATTCCGATTACAACATTAAGTCCAAGTCCAAGGCAGATGTAGATCATAACATTTATAGTCACATCCTGAACATATCTGCCGAAATACTGGGGAATTAATGCCATGCAGATAAAACCGACTATCGCCCACAGCCAGACTGGAACTTTTGCCGCTGCATCTCTGGCTGAAACTGTCGCTTTACAAGCAGGTTTTGTAAAAAAATTAAAAACACCAAGCTTATTGAGCTGGTAGATGATCAGGATAGCAGCACATCCTGCAGCAATACGCCACCATACGGTAAACGTTTTTGCTATCTCCAGACCTTCCGGTTTAATTCCGAGAAGAGGCCAGAGCAGGATAAAGAACCAGACAAGTCCTATGCCCAGTGAAATCCAATGTTTTTTAAACTCTGGTGTCGTCAATGTTCTCTCCCATGATTCCTGTGGGCCTGAAATAAAGTACCGCGATAAGTATTATGAACGCGAAAACGTCCTTATATTCTCCTGAAATATATCCTGCGGCAAAAATTTCTACCATTCCGATAATAAAACCACCGATCATTGCACCGGTAATATTACCAATTCCACCGAGAACTGCAGCAGCAAAAGCCTTGATACCGGGGACAAACCCCATGTCATACCGGACTGAACCATAATAAAGCCCGACCATGATACCGGCAGCTGCGGCAAGCCCTGCCCCGATTGCAAATGTAAGACTGATGATACGGTTTGAATTGATACCCACCAGAGCGGACATTATTTTGTCCTGAGCAGTTGAGCGCATGGCTTTACCGATACGGGTTTTAAATACCAGAGTATTAAGAGCCACAAGTAGAAAAGCTGTTATGCAGAATATGAAGATCTGCATATAAGACAGCATGACCGTACCAAATTCAAAACCACCGCTGGTAAGTTCAGAGGGATAAGCTTTGTCGTAAACCCCCTGAGTAAGCATCAGGCCGTTCTGCAGGAAGATGGACATTCCGAGAGCTGAAAGAAGAACAGAAAGTCTTGATGAATTTCTGAGTGGTTTATACGCCACTTTCTCGACTGCCATCGCCAGCATTGCGCAATAGCACATAGTGAGCAGCAGAGACCCGCCGAGACACAGCCAGATAGGAGCACCCTGTGCTGCAAGGTAACTCATGAAGATTACACCGACATAGCCGCCAGCCGCAAAAAATTCGCCATGGGCGAAGTTGATGAGCTGTATGATACCGTACACCATGGTGTAGCCCAGAGCGATCAAAGCATAGATGCCGCCTAGTGTTACACCGTTGATGAGCTGTTGAAAAAAATATTCCATGGATACCCGGGTTGATTTTTGTATAAGTCCCCGCCCGAAGGCGGGGACCGGGATCAAAGTTTGTTTTTAGTAAAGTTTGCCTGTTGCAGGATTCCAATAGTTGATGAACTTACCATCCTGAACTTTACGGATGATATAGTTGGAACCGGAATCTCCATTAGGCTTGAATTTGATATGCTTGGTAGCGCCATCATAATCAAGCTTCATCAGTGCGGCCTTAACTTTTACCGGATCAGTTGTTCCTGCGGCCTTAACAGCCTTCAGGTAAGACATGGCACTGTCGTATGCGTAGCCGGAATATGCACCCGGATCACCGTATTTAGGTTTATACTTGTTAAGAAATTCTTTGTATGCAGGAGCATTGTCATCAATGAAACCGAAGGTGAGGTAAACGCCTTCAGCTGCATCCTTGGCAATTTCAATAAGCTGAGGATGATAAACAGCATCCTGAGCAACTACATCAGCATCAATGCCCATACGTTTTGACTGGATAAGCATCAAAGCTCCTGTAGCCGAGTTCTGCATGCTCATGTAATAAACGTCAGGATTCATGGATTTAACTTTAGTCAGAATAGCTGAAAAGTCTTTATCGCCCTGATTTACATGCTCATGTCCGAGGACTTTGAGACCACGTTTTTCAGCGAGCTTTTCAACATTGTCAGCAAGGCCCTGCGAGTATGCAGTTTTATCATCAACAATATAGATTGTTTTGGTATCAAGCATCTGCTGCATGAAATCAATGGCGATGGTTCCCTGATCATCATCACGTCCGCACATGCGGAACATGTAGGGAAGTCCACGGGATGTAACCTGCTCGTTTGTGGAAGCAGGGGTAATCATAATGATGTCTTCTTCATCAAGAACTTCTGAAGCGGGAAGAGTTGCACTTGAACAATAAGAGCCGACTACACCGTTTGCTTCTTCATTAATAAGCTTATTTGCAGAAGCCACTGCCTGACGGGGGTCACATGCGGTATCCTGAGGAAGCAGTTCGATATCATCAAAACCGGGAATTCCGCCCTGTTCAAGAATAACATCTACGGCTGTCTGTGCACCGTTTTTGATATCGTTACCGTCAGCTGCATAAGGGCCGGTAAGCGGGCCCATAGTTCCCAGCTTGAGAGTTTTAGCATCTGCAATACCGGATCCTATCATCAGGATCACAGCCGTGAGCAGAGCCAGCAAGACTGTCCGTTTCATAAAATTCCTCCCGAAAAGTTGGTAGAGTTAGTTACCCAGATATGCCTCAATTACAGCAGGATTTTTCTGTATTTCTTCAGGTAGTCCTGATGCAATCATCACTCCATGATCAAGGACAACCAAACGCTGACAGATACCCATGACAACTTTCATATCATGCTCTACCATCAGTACGTTGATGCCACGTTCGGATATTTTTCTTATTGTTTCCATCAGCTGTGAACTTTCAGACGGGTTAAGCCCCGCTGCCGGTTCGTCAAGCAGGATAGTGGATGGTTCTGAAGCAAGAGCTCTGGCTATCTCTAGACGGCGTTGATAACCATAGGGAAGGTTTGAAGCAATTTCATCCGCATATTCGTCAAGTCCTGCGAATTTTAATTCTTCCAAGGCCTTTTCTTTTATTCTTATTTCTTCCCTTTTTTGAGCCGGAGTCCGCAGGATAGCACTGAATATTCCCGAGGAAGTTCTCGAATGCTGTGCGATCATGACATTCTCAAGAGCTGTCATATTCTGAAACAGTCTGATATTCTGAAATGTACGGGCGATACCTTTTGTAAGGACCTGATACGGCTTTAGTCCGACGAGGCTTTCGCCATCATATACAACATCTCCACCAGAAGTGCGGTACACCCCGGTAATCACGTTGAAGATGGTTGTTTTGCCTGCACCGTTGGGACCTATAAGCCCAACTATTTCTCCCTGCATAAGGGAAAAATTTACCTCAGCCAGAGCCTGCAAACCGCCAAAGCGTACGCTCACGTCTTTTAGATGAAGTTCTGCCATATTGACTATACTCATATATAAGATTCGACTTCAAAGCAAGTTGAAATACGTTTTTTATTTCTTATCTGCTTGATTATGATCACAAAAATTCACTTCTTTTTTTCTTATTCAGAATAAATATAAATATCAAAAATATAATTTTTACTACATAAGTGTATTTTAGCAGCAAAACTTACACAACTTTGTACAATACAATGTAAATAATGAATTATTACATCAATTCTACTTATTCAATATAAGCATTTTACCTTTCTGATGATACTCATACAATGAAGTTATTCCTTAAGAACATTTTACAATTATTAGACAATGCAACGAATACCCGAATTTCTTACGAATTATTGCTCATAGAACAGCTTTAACCCGATTCTTTTCACTATTCACCGAATCCACTTCCATCGGTTCAAGACGGGTTCTCATTTCTAATTATTCAAGCATATAAACCTGTTAACAAATTTATTGCAAATTGGTACTTTTATTTGATTATTCGGGAAAATACTATTTTAGAGATTAAAATTCTTTTATTATGAACTTTTAGCATTAAAAGTTTAATATTTAAAAATTAAGTGAATTTTGTTCATTAATGTTAATATTTACGATCCCCCGGGTGGTCGATTCATTAGACAGCAATTAAGTTACATTTAAATTCTTTAAAAAAAATCAAGTTAAGAGAATTTTAATCAGTTGGATTAAGACTAAGATTGAAGACGTGTGTACTGATTATGGACACTAATACTTATCGAACCAGATAAGAGACTTAAAAGTGTCCGTTGATTACCATTTCTAATGACCTACTTTATTTTTTACCATCCTATCTGGCAGCTATTCTTTTTAATTGAATAAGCAATGTATTCAAATTTTCAGCTTTGCAGGATTTCTTAGAATAATATTTTATTGTTTAAGGAACCTTGTAAATTCCCAGCTACATACTTAATTGCTGCATTATCACAAAATACAATTTTAAACTTCGCAACGTAGGGACCGGCAAATAAAAAGCCCCGTCCTTGCGGACGGGGCTTTGAAAATCCATTTGGATAAAGCGGCTTACCAGCTGCTGTCACCGAAGGGATCACTACCGAAGCCGAAGTCGCCTTCAGGAGCGCCGCCGGTTGCAGGAGCACCAGCTGCAGAATCGTCAGCAGCGCCAGCAGCAGGAGCTGCACCAGCTGCAACAGTTACTACGCCGTTTTTCTTAACATCTTCGATCATCTTGAGGAGTTCATCAACTTTACCGATGTACTCTTCAACTTTTTCCTGAGAAGTTACGATAACTTTATCGCCTTCACCAGTTGCGGAAGCTTCAAAAGCTTCACATTTACCTTTGTACTCAGCCAAAGCTTTTTCAGTTTCAGCGAGTTTAGCTTCAGCACCTGCAAGCTTTGCTTCCAGATCTTTAACAGCTGCATCCTGATCGGTGATGGTCTGATGGTATTCAGCCAGTTTACCGAAGATGCCTTCAACTTTAACCATAACATCACCGGGAAGAGCTCCAACGGATACGTTATCGCCAAGGCCGCTGACCTGACCGGTTTTCATTTTAGCCAGTTCAGGATGCTGTTCGTAGATCCATGCTTTTGCAAGTGCGGCTGCAAAAGGTTCAAATTCTTCGTTTATATCTTTCTGGGTCATGAAAGCCAGAAGATCTTTAACGCTCTGGCTGGTTTCTCCACTTTTGAGGTAAGACACAAAAGTGCTCATGGGGAAAGTTTTGCGTGCTTCAGACATGGTTTAATCCTCCTTAGCTCTATTACAGAGTAAAAGTCTTTTCTTCACGGACCGGCATAGGAACGCGGCCGATGTATCTTGCATAAGTAAGTGCAGCAGTCCTGTAGACCAGATGGCCAAGTTTGGACCACGGCAGATAAGCTAACATCATAAAGACGGCTATCAGATGCAGATAGTACATTGGGTAAGCAAGTCCTGCTATGCCCATAAGGCGAAGCAGTTCCGACATAACACCGGTTATAGCAATCGCCCAGATTACACCCAGCAGATACCAGTCATAATAAGTGGAACCCTGCTTGGAATCATCCTGATTAAGGCGACGCTTGGTAAGCTGAGTCAGGCCGTAGAGGAGCAGAATAGCACCCACGTTTGCCAGCAGCTTTACCGGACTCCAAAGGGGCATGGGAGTATGCCCGAGCGGTGCAATAAAGGAGAAGATCTTACCGCCCCAGTGTGCGCCTGCAACGATTGAAGTAACAATCAGAAGAGCAAGGAAGGCATACATAACGGTAATGTGGCCTTTGAATTTCTGATCATCAGCTTCATCTGTCTCGCCGCATTCTTTCCATTTGGCATGAGTGGCAATCTCGTTTCTTACAACATCAATGAAGCATTCCAGCATGCTGGGACGTTCAGATTTGTCGCCGACATTGAACACTCTCGGCTGATCTTTAAACGAAGCAACAAGTTTTTTGATGCCTTTGTAAAAAGTCCAGGCCATGAAAAGAAAGACCAGACCAAAGATCGGGTCGATGGTAAAATCTCCGGGGAAAAGATGACCGAAAACGATTTCTCCATCCTTAAGAGGGAAGAAGGAACCACGAACACCGGCCATAATCAACCAGATAAGCAGATAGAGAACAGCCGGGATACCGATCAGGAAAGGAAGACCCTTTGCAGAGCTCATCCATTTACCTATGATGGAAGGTGTCACCAGCTTCTGGTAAGCCATATTACGCAGTGCTGCGAGCATGTCACCGGGGCGTGCGCCACGGGGACAAAGATCGGAACAGGTACCGCAGTTATGGCAGAGCCAGATATCTATGTCGTTAACAAGTTTATCTTTAAGACCCCACTGAGCCCACACCATTTCTTTGCGCGGGTAGGGATTGTCCGAAGGCGACAGAGGACATGCCACACTGCAAGTTGCGCACTGGTAGCATTTTTTAACTGCGTCGCCACCGACTTCCTGAAGCTCTTTAATGAACTGCAGATCCGGTTTAATGCGAACATTGTTTTCCATATCGCAACTTCCTCCTAGTAGCCCTTGAACGGGTTAGGTCCGATTTTGACCATTTCATTTACGAAGTTATCGATGAGGTCAGGTACCTTATCGTATTCGTCAATGGCAATTTCAGCCTGCACAACACGTTCAGGTTCAACGCCGAGTCTGTTGAGGGATTCAGCGACGTTATCCATACGGCGACTACAAAGTTCAGAACCCTTAACAAAGTGGCACTGATAGTCTTCACCATACTTACAGCCAAGAAGCAGAACGCCGTCAATACCCTTACTCATGGCATCCGCAATCCAGATGGTGTTTACGGAACCAAGACAGCGGACAGGGATGATACGCACATAAGGACTCCAGCCCTTTCCGCGCATAGCAGCCATATCAAGTGCAGGGTAAGCATCGTTTTCACATGCCAGAACGATAAATCTGGGTCCGCCTACTTCCATGTCATCAGGAACTTCAACCTGCTTGATCATGGAACCGACCATGTCGATGTTGTAGTTATCGAAGCTGATAACACGTTCAGGACATGCACCCATACAGGTACCGCAGCGGCGGCAGCGTGACGGGTTCGGCAGCGGTGTTCCCTTTTCATCGTCGTCCAGAGCTCCGAACGGACATTCTTCAGTACAGCGCTTGCACTGGGTACAACGCATGAAGTTGAAAACAGGATAAGAATTATCACCGGAACGTGGATGAACAGCAACACCGTGGTTAGCGGAGTTGATACACTGAACAGCCTTGAGAACTGCTCCGGCAGCGTCTTCCCTGGCAAGAGCCATGCTCATGGGCTGGCGAACACAACCTGCGGCGTAAACACCGGTACGGCGTGTTTCATAAGGGAAGCAGATGTAGTTGGAATCAGCAAATCCATCGAACTGCTCAAGATCGGGGAAAGCAGGCCCCTGTCTGTAGACAAGGTTGATGGTCGGATCCAGAGCGGTGGTCGGAACCATACCGGTAGGAACAACAACCAGATCAGCTTCTACTTCGATACTTTCACCAAGCAGGGTGTCTTTGGCGGAAACAACCATGGAATTGCCTTCTTCACGAACTGAAGCGACTTTACCTTTGGTCATCATAACGCCGGCAGCATCCTGAGCTGAACGATAAAAACGTTCGTTAACGCCGGGGACCATCATATGGTCATAAATTACATAAGCCATTCCGTCAGGATTAAGCTCACATACATAATTTGCCTGTTTAAGGGCAACAAGGCTGTTAAGCTCGGAACTGTATGAGAGGTGCTTGTAAGATTCCATGCTTTCGTATTCGAAAGAATCTTCAGCTTCTTCATCAGTCTTGGCTTCAGCATCACAGGTTTCAACCGGTTCAGCTGATTCAATTTCCGAGAATTTATCTTCGGAAAGGCTGGTATCAAGTAAGAAAGCGACGGTAGTGGCATTCATCTGGCCATCTTTAACCATCTTCTCAAACTGAGCTGAGGTTACAACCTTGGAAGATCCGTAACCCATAGGCTCAACGTACTTGGTATCCTGAGGAACCCATCCTGTAGCCAGGACAACTGCACCAACAGGCATTTCTTCTTCACCGGAACCGGTTACTACTGTCGCGGTGTAAGCACCGGGAGCACCAGCAAGGGTTTTAAGTGAGGATGAAGTCATCACCTTGATTCTGGAGTTGGACTGAACTTCAGCAACCAGTTTTTCAATACCGGTTTCGTGGGCTTCAAGATAAGGATAAGCCAGAGGGAAGGTCTTATACATGTTAAGAGCCTTACCACCAAGATTGGCTTCCTTCTCAATTAAAATAACATCATGGTTGGTTTTAGCTGCATAAAGAGCGGCATTAAGGCCTGTGAAGCCTCCACCCATAACCATAACGACTTTTGTGGTTTCAATGGCCTGAGTTTCAATTTCTCTGACCTTGGTGATTTTGGTAATTCCCATTTTGACATATTCTTGAGCAAGAATTTTCAAAAGTTCGGGGACTTCACCACCAGCTTCAGGCATTGATCCATCAGGATTTCTGAAGGCTTTAATGCACTGCTCGCGCAGGTTGACTCTCTCGACAACTACACTATCGAAGTCGAAAATGTCCCAGTCCACACGCGGAGTTGTTCCGCAGATGCAAACCGCATCGATGCTGCCTGCGTCAATATCTTCCTGAATAAGCTTACGCCCTTCTTCACTGTTGAGTCTCTCGTGGGTTTTGACCACCGGACATACATCGCTGTATCTCTTGGTCACGAACTCTGCGAGATCTTCAGCCTTGAGGAAAGGAGAGATGCTTGCTTGGTCGAAATAAACACCGATTTTTTCGGGCATGTCGACTTACCTCCCTATCACCGTTTGAATCGCTTTGAGTGCTGCGGCAGTACCTGACTGTGCAGTTTTCATGACATCAAGTGGCTGCTTAGCACACCCTGCAGCGAAAATACCTTTATCTTCTCCGCCGACAATAAAGCCCTGATCATCAACCTGTACACAGGCCGGGACGGGTACGCCAGCAAGGCTCGGCTGCATTCCTGTTGCAAGAACAACCAGATCGTGAACGTTCTGGCTCTTGATACCGGTAACGGCATCTTCAACAGTAACAACAACGTCTTTAGTTGCGGAGTCTTCAATAACTTCTGCAACTTTACCTTTGACAGCGTTAATCTTGTCATCGGAAAGAATACGCTTGGCAAACTTGTCATAGCGTCCCGGAGTACGGAGGTCGATGTAGTAAACAGTAACCTCTGCATCGGGGAACTGGTCGCGAACATATGCGGCCTGCTTCAGGGAAGCCATACAGCAGATGTACGAGCAGTAATTGAGATGGTTTTCATCACGGGAGCCTGCACACTGAACAAAAGCAACCCGTTTGGGGGTAGCTCCATCGCTCGGGCGGACAATTTTACCGTTGGTAGGTCCGCTGGGAGCAGCAAGACGCTCCATCTGCATATTGGAAATACAGTTCTTAACGGTTCCGGCACCAAGGTTGGTCAGCTTGGTAACATCATAAGGTTTCCAGCCGGTTGCGTAGACTATGCTTCCGACATTAAGGGTGATTGTTTTTTCCTGATCATTAAGATCAATCGCTGCAACACCCTCAAGCACCTTGAGGTCATCGTCAGTGCAGTTTTCTTTTTCAAGAACATGCCTCTGCGGGAAGGCAAAAGGAACATCCATGTAAAGAGCTTTACGGTCAGCGAGCTTGAATTCAAACTCATCAACTATGTCATTGGAAAGTTTTCCGATAACACTATCAAGGTCAACACTGCCCGGTTTTACGTACCTGGGTTTGATACGTACCTTGACATCGAAATTACCAGCGGAACCGCTGATAGATTCAACTTCTGCCAAGGTAAAGAACTTGACGTTCTTATTTTTTTTAATCCTCTGGAATTGAATCTCCAGTCCGCAAGAAGGTGGGCACAGCTTAGGGAAATATTTATTCAGCTGCATTACCCGGCCACCCAGGTATGGCGCCTTCTCTACGATGAAGACTTCATGGCCTACTTCAGCGGCTTCGAGTG comes from the Maridesulfovibrio bastinii DSM 16055 genome and includes:
- a CDS encoding ABC transporter ATP-binding protein, encoding MPEPILELRNVESGYGSIKALKGINLKVYEGEIVSVIGANGAGKSTTLMTICNIVKATSGDIFYRGERINSVSPDKLPEMGLCQVPEGRRVFPRLTIEENLDLGAFFRKDNEIADDIERMYQMFPILMERRFQAGGTLSGGEQQMLAIARALMSRPKILLLDEPSLGLAPLIVQQIFDIVQEINKQGTTVILVEQNAKVALSMATRGYVLETGNVVLEDDAQALLDNPDIQKAYLGE
- a CDS encoding ABC transporter permease subunit — its product is MTTPEFKKHWISLGIGLVWFFILLWPLLGIKPEGLEIAKTFTVWWRIAAGCAAILIIYQLNKLGVFNFFTKPACKATVSARDAAAKVPVWLWAIVGFICMALIPQYFGRYVQDVTINVMIYICLGLGLNVVIGMAGMLDLGYIAFYGIGAYTYALLSINYGISFWLSLPVSAFTACILALIIGYTSTKMRGDYLAIVTLGFGEIVRLVLNNWMSLTNGPNGILGIKAPGIYWFDFGNGMSLEHIWLKKLGLLYYVALVLVIFTILAVHRLQYSRIGRAWEAIREDETAAEVMGIPTFQTKVLAYCAGSVFGGLAGAFFAARMRFVSPESFTFMESAMVLAMVVLGGMGSIPGVILGAIALIVLPEAFRDFELYRMLVFGGVMVVMMIFRPQGFWPQKRKVSSKGD
- a CDS encoding branched-chain amino acid ABC transporter permease, yielding MEYFFQQLINGVTLGGIYALIALGYTMVYGIIQLINFAHGEFFAAGGYVGVIFMSYLAAQGAPIWLCLGGSLLLTMCYCAMLAMAVEKVAYKPLRNSSRLSVLLSALGMSIFLQNGLMLTQGVYDKAYPSELTSGGFEFGTVMLSYMQIFIFCITAFLLVALNTLVFKTRIGKAMRSTAQDKIMSALVGINSNRIISLTFAIGAGLAAAAGIMVGLYYGSVRYDMGFVPGIKAFAAAVLGGIGNITGAMIGGFIIGMVEIFAAGYISGEYKDVFAFIILIAVLYFRPTGIMGENIDDTRV
- a CDS encoding branched-chain amino acid ABC transporter substrate-binding protein produces the protein MKRTVLLALLTAVILMIGSGIADAKTLKLGTMGPLTGPYAADGNDIKNGAQTAVDVILEQGGIPGFDDIELLPQDTACDPRQAVASANKLINEEANGVVGSYCSSATLPASEVLDEEDIIMITPASTNEQVTSRGLPYMFRMCGRDDDQGTIAIDFMQQMLDTKTIYIVDDKTAYSQGLADNVEKLAEKRGLKVLGHEHVNQGDKDFSAILTKVKSMNPDVYYMSMQNSATGALMLIQSKRMGIDADVVAQDAVYHPQLIEIAKDAAEGVYLTFGFIDDNAPAYKEFLNKYKPKYGDPGAYSGYAYDSAMSYLKAVKAAGTTDPVKVKAALMKLDYDGATKHIKFKPNGDSGSNYIIRKVQDGKFINYWNPATGKLY
- a CDS encoding ABC transporter ATP-binding protein, with translation MAELHLKDVSVRFGGLQALAEVNFSLMQGEIVGLIGPNGAGKTTIFNVITGVYRTSGGDVVYDGESLVGLKPYQVLTKGIARTFQNIRLFQNMTALENVMIAQHSRTSSGIFSAILRTPAQKREEIRIKEKALEELKFAGLDEYADEIASNLPYGYQRRLEIARALASEPSTILLDEPAAGLNPSESSQLMETIRKISERGINVLMVEHDMKVVMGICQRLVVLDHGVMIASGLPEEIQKNPAVIEAYLGN
- the qmoC gene encoding quinone-interacting membrane-bound oxidoreductase complex subunit QmoC — translated: MENNVRIKPDLQFIKELQEVGGDAVKKCYQCATCSVACPLSPSDNPYPRKEMVWAQWGLKDKLVNDIDIWLCHNCGTCSDLCPRGARPGDMLAALRNMAYQKLVTPSIIGKWMSSAKGLPFLIGIPAVLYLLIWLIMAGVRGSFFPLKDGEIVFGHLFPGDFTIDPIFGLVFLFMAWTFYKGIKKLVASFKDQPRVFNVGDKSERPSMLECFIDVVRNEIATHAKWKECGETDEADDQKFKGHITVMYAFLALLIVTSIVAGAHWGGKIFSFIAPLGHTPMPLWSPVKLLANVGAILLLYGLTQLTKRRLNQDDSKQGSTYYDWYLLGVIWAIAITGVMSELLRLMGIAGLAYPMYYLHLIAVFMMLAYLPWSKLGHLVYRTAALTYARYIGRVPMPVREEKTFTL
- a CDS encoding hydrogenase iron-sulfur subunit; protein product: MPEKIGVYFDQASISPFLKAEDLAEFVTKRYSDVCPVVKTHERLNSEEGRKLIQEDIDAGSIDAVCICGTTPRVDWDIFDFDSVVVERVNLREQCIKAFRNPDGSMPEAGGEVPELLKILAQEYVKMGITKITKVREIETQAIETTKVVMVMGGGFTGLNAALYAAKTNHDVILIEKEANLGGKALNMYKTFPLAYPYLEAHETGIEKLVAEVQSNSRIKVMTSSSLKTLAGAPGAYTATVVTGSGEEEMPVGAVVLATGWVPQDTKYVEPMGYGSSKVVTSAQFEKMVKDGQMNATTVAFLLDTSLSEDKFSEIESAEPVETCDAEAKTDEEAEDSFEYESMESYKHLSYSSELNSLVALKQANYVCELNPDGMAYVIYDHMMVPGVNERFYRSAQDAAGVMMTKGKVASVREEGNSMVVSAKDTLLGESIEVEADLVVVPTGMVPTTALDPTINLVYRQGPAFPDLEQFDGFADSNYICFPYETRRTGVYAAGCVRQPMSMALAREDAAGAVLKAVQCINSANHGVAVHPRSGDNSYPVFNFMRCTQCKRCTEECPFGALDDDEKGTPLPNPSRCRRCGTCMGACPERVISFDNYNIDMVGSMIKQVEVPDDMEVGGPRFIVLACENDAYPALDMAAMRGKGWSPYVRIIPVRCLGSVNTIWIADAMSKGIDGVLLLGCKYGEDYQCHFVKGSELCSRRMDNVAESLNRLGVEPERVVQAEIAIDEYDKVPDLIDNFVNEMVKIGPNPFKGY
- a CDS encoding CoB--CoM heterodisulfide reductase iron-sulfur subunit A family protein, coding for MSNSILVVGGGFSGITAALEAAEVGHEVFIVEKAPYLGGRVMQLNKYFPKLCPPSCGLEIQFQRIKKNKNVKFFTLAEVESISGSAGNFDVKVRIKPRYVKPGSVDLDSVIGKLSNDIVDEFEFKLADRKALYMDVPFAFPQRHVLEKENCTDDDLKVLEGVAAIDLNDQEKTITLNVGSIVYATGWKPYDVTKLTNLGAGTVKNCISNMQMERLAAPSGPTNGKIVRPSDGATPKRVAFVQCAGSRDENHLNYCSYICCMASLKQAAYVRDQFPDAEVTVYYIDLRTPGRYDKFAKRILSDDKINAVKGKVAEVIEDSATKDVVVTVEDAVTGIKSQNVHDLVVLATGMQPSLAGVPVPACVQVDDQGFIVGGEDKGIFAAGCAKQPLDVMKTAQSGTAAALKAIQTVIGR